From Streptomyces fungicidicus, one genomic window encodes:
- a CDS encoding ribonuclease J has translation MSHPHPELRPPSRLPKGGLRVTPLGGLGEIGRNMTVFEYGGRLLIVDCGVLFPEAEQPGIDLILPDFTSIRDRLDDIEGIVLTHGHEDHIGGVPFLLREKPDIPLIGSKLTLALIEAKLQEHRIRPYTLEVAEGQRERVGPFDCEFIAVNHSIPDALAVAIRTPAGMVVHTGDFKMDQLPLDNRLTDLHAFARLSEEGIDLLLSDSTNAEVPGFVPPERDISNVLRQVFAGARKRIIVASFASHVHRIQQILDAAHEYGRRVAFVGRSMVRNMGIARDLGYLKVPPGLVVDVKTLDDLPDSEVVLVCTGSQGEPMAALSRMANRDHQIRIVDGDTVILASSLIPGNENAVYRVINGLTRWGANVVHKGNAKVHVSGHASAGELLYFYNICRPKNLMPVHGEWRHLRANAELGALTGVPHDRIVIAEDGVVVDLIEGKAKISGKVQAGYVYVDGLSVGDVGEPALKDRKILGDEGIISVFVVIDSSTGKITGGPHVQARGSGIEDSAFGEVIPKITETLERSAQDGVVEPHQMQQLVRRTLGKWVSDTYRRRPMILPVVVEV, from the coding sequence TTGAGTCATCCGCATCCTGAACTCCGTCCGCCCTCCCGGCTTCCCAAGGGCGGCCTGCGCGTCACTCCGCTCGGCGGTCTCGGCGAGATCGGCCGCAACATGACGGTCTTCGAGTACGGGGGCCGCCTGCTGATCGTCGACTGCGGCGTGCTCTTCCCCGAGGCGGAGCAGCCCGGAATCGACCTGATCCTGCCGGACTTCACGTCCATCCGGGACCGTCTCGACGACATCGAGGGCATCGTCCTCACCCACGGCCACGAGGACCACATCGGCGGCGTCCCCTTCCTCCTCCGCGAGAAGCCGGACATCCCGCTGATCGGCTCCAAGCTGACCCTCGCCCTCATCGAGGCGAAGCTCCAGGAGCACCGCATCCGTCCGTACACCCTCGAGGTGGCGGAAGGACAGCGCGAGCGCGTCGGACCCTTCGACTGCGAGTTCATCGCCGTCAACCACTCGATCCCCGACGCCCTCGCCGTGGCCATCCGCACCCCGGCCGGCATGGTCGTCCACACCGGCGACTTCAAGATGGACCAGCTCCCGCTGGACAACCGCCTCACGGACCTGCACGCGTTCGCCAGGCTCAGCGAGGAAGGCATCGACCTTCTGCTGTCCGACTCCACGAACGCCGAGGTCCCGGGCTTCGTCCCGCCCGAGCGCGACATCTCCAACGTGCTGCGCCAGGTCTTCGCCGGTGCCCGCAAGCGGATCATCGTGGCCAGCTTCGCCAGCCACGTCCACCGCATCCAGCAGATCCTGGACGCGGCGCACGAGTACGGCCGCCGGGTCGCCTTCGTCGGCCGCTCCATGGTCCGCAACATGGGCATCGCCCGCGACCTCGGCTACCTCAAGGTCCCGCCGGGGCTGGTCGTGGACGTCAAGACCCTCGACGACCTGCCGGACAGCGAGGTCGTCCTGGTCTGCACGGGCTCCCAGGGCGAACCGATGGCCGCCCTGTCCCGGATGGCCAACCGCGACCACCAGATCCGCATCGTCGACGGCGACACCGTGATCCTGGCGTCCTCGCTGATCCCCGGCAACGAGAACGCGGTCTACCGCGTGATCAACGGCCTGACCCGCTGGGGAGCCAACGTCGTCCACAAGGGCAACGCCAAGGTCCACGTCTCGGGCCACGCCTCGGCCGGCGAGCTGCTGTACTTCTACAACATCTGCCGCCCGAAGAACCTGATGCCGGTGCACGGCGAGTGGCGCCATCTGCGCGCCAACGCCGAACTGGGCGCCCTGACCGGCGTCCCGCACGACCGCATCGTCATCGCCGAGGACGGCGTGGTCGTCGACCTCATCGAGGGCAAGGCCAAGATCTCCGGCAAGGTCCAGGCTGGATACGTCTACGTCGACGGCCTCTCCGTCGGTGACGTCGGCGAGCCGGCCCTGAAGGACCGCAAGATCCTCGGCGACGAGGGCATCATCTCGGTCTTCGTGGTCATCGACTCGTCCACCGGCAAGATCACGGGCGGTCCCCATGTCCAGGCCCGCGGCTCCGGTATCGAGGACTCCGCCTTCGGCGAGGTGATCCCGAAGATCACGGAGACGCTGGAGCGCTCGGCCCAGGACGGCGTCGTCGAACCCCACCAGATGCAGCAGCTCGTCCGCCGCACCCTGGGCAAGTGGGTCTCCGACACCTACCGTCGCCGGCCGATGATCCTTCCCGTGGTGGTGGAGGTCTGA
- the dapB gene encoding 4-hydroxy-tetrahydrodipicolinate reductase encodes MSKLRVAVLGAKGRIGSEAVRAVEAADDMELVAALGRGDKLETLAENGAQVAVELTTPASVMGNLDFCVRHGIHAVVGTTGWTEDRLAQLTGWLDQFPETGVLIAPNFSIGAVLTMKFAQIAAPYFESVEVVELHHPNKVDAPSGTATRTAQLIAEARRRAGSAPAPDATTTALDGARGADVDGVPVHAVRLRGLLAHQEVLLGAEGETLTVRHDSLHHSSFMPGILLGARRVVTTPGLTFGLEHFLDLN; translated from the coding sequence ATGAGCAAGCTGCGCGTGGCGGTCCTCGGCGCCAAGGGCCGGATCGGTTCCGAGGCGGTACGGGCGGTCGAGGCCGCCGACGACATGGAGCTGGTGGCCGCCCTCGGCCGGGGCGACAAGCTGGAGACCCTCGCCGAGAACGGCGCCCAGGTCGCCGTGGAGCTGACCACCCCCGCCTCGGTCATGGGCAACCTCGACTTCTGCGTGCGCCACGGCATCCACGCGGTGGTCGGCACCACGGGCTGGACCGAGGACCGCCTCGCGCAGCTGACGGGCTGGCTCGACCAGTTCCCGGAGACGGGCGTGCTGATCGCCCCGAACTTCTCCATCGGCGCCGTGCTCACCATGAAGTTCGCGCAGATCGCCGCCCCGTACTTCGAGTCCGTAGAGGTCGTCGAACTGCACCACCCGAACAAGGTGGACGCCCCCAGCGGCACCGCCACGCGCACCGCCCAGCTCATCGCGGAGGCCCGCCGCAGGGCCGGCAGCGCACCCGCCCCGGACGCCACCACCACCGCCCTCGACGGCGCCCGCGGCGCCGATGTCGACGGCGTCCCGGTGCACGCCGTCCGGCTGCGCGGACTCCTCGCCCACCAGGAGGTGCTCCTCGGGGCCGAGGGCGAGACCCTCACCGTCCGCCACGACTCCCTGCACCACAGCAGCTTCATGCCGGGCATCCTGCTCGGCGCCCGCCGCGTGGTGACCACTCCCGGCCTGACCTTCGGCCTGGAACACTTCCTCGACCTGAACTGA
- a CDS encoding M16 family metallopeptidase codes for MTSRSAKATARPSSEGRAVARTQTLIKGENGIGTVRKTTLPGGLRIVTETLPSVRSATFGIWAHVGSRDETPALGGATHYLEHLLFKGTSRRSALDISSALDAVGGEMNAFTAKEYTCYYARVLDTDLPLAIDVVCDMLTGSVIREEDVDVERGAILEEIAMTEDDPGDCVHDLFAHTMFGDNPLGRPVLGTVDTVNALTADRIRRFYKKHYDPTHLVVACAGNIDHNKVVRQVRAAFEKAGAFKNLGVEPVAPRGGRRALRTAGRVELVGRRTEQAHVILGTPGLSRTDERRWALGVLNTALGGGMSSRLFQEVREKRGLAYSVYSYTSGFADCGLFGVYAGCRPSQVHDVLKICRDELDQVAEHGLPDDEIERAIGQLRGSTVLGLEDTGALMNRIGKSELCWGEQMSVDDMLTRIASVTPDDVRSVARDVLGRRPSLSVIGPIKDKQAARLHDAVA; via the coding sequence GTGACGTCTCGTAGCGCCAAGGCGACGGCCCGCCCCTCCTCGGAGGGGCGGGCCGTCGCCCGTACCCAAACCCTGATCAAGGGCGAGAACGGCATCGGCACGGTCCGCAAGACCACCCTCCCCGGCGGCCTGCGCATCGTCACCGAGACGCTGCCCTCGGTCCGCTCGGCGACCTTCGGCATCTGGGCCCACGTCGGCTCCCGCGACGAGACCCCGGCCCTGGGCGGCGCCACGCACTACCTGGAGCACCTGCTCTTCAAGGGCACCTCCCGCCGGTCCGCCCTGGACATCTCCTCCGCCCTCGACGCCGTCGGCGGCGAGATGAACGCGTTCACGGCCAAGGAGTACACGTGCTACTACGCGCGCGTGCTCGACACCGACCTGCCGCTCGCCATCGACGTGGTGTGCGACATGCTCACCGGCTCCGTGATCCGTGAGGAGGACGTCGACGTCGAACGCGGCGCCATCCTCGAAGAGATCGCGATGACCGAGGACGACCCGGGCGACTGCGTGCACGACCTGTTCGCGCACACCATGTTCGGCGACAACCCCCTCGGCCGCCCCGTCCTCGGCACCGTCGACACCGTCAACGCCCTCACCGCCGACCGCATCCGCCGCTTCTACAAGAAGCACTACGACCCGACCCACCTCGTGGTCGCCTGCGCCGGCAACATCGACCACAACAAGGTCGTACGCCAGGTCCGCGCCGCCTTCGAGAAGGCCGGCGCCTTCAAGAACCTCGGCGTCGAGCCGGTCGCCCCGCGCGGCGGCCGGCGCGCGCTGCGCACCGCCGGCCGGGTCGAGCTCGTCGGGCGCAGGACGGAGCAGGCGCACGTCATCCTCGGCACGCCGGGCCTGTCCCGCACCGACGAGCGGCGCTGGGCCCTCGGCGTGCTGAACACCGCCCTCGGCGGCGGCATGTCGTCCCGGCTCTTCCAGGAGGTCCGGGAGAAGCGCGGACTGGCCTACAGCGTGTACTCGTACACCTCCGGCTTCGCCGACTGCGGCCTGTTCGGCGTGTACGCGGGCTGCAGGCCCTCCCAGGTGCACGACGTGCTGAAGATCTGCCGCGACGAACTCGACCAGGTCGCCGAGCACGGACTGCCCGACGACGAGATCGAGCGCGCCATCGGCCAGCTGAGGGGTTCCACCGTCCTCGGCCTGGAGGACACCGGCGCGCTGATGAACCGTATCGGCAAGAGCGAGCTGTGCTGGGGCGAGCAGATGTCGGTCGACGACATGCTGACCCGGATAGCCTCGGTCACCCCGGACGACGTCCGCTCGGTCGCCCGCGACGTCCTGGGACGGCGGCCCTCCCTGTCGGTCATCGGCCCGATCAAGGACAAGCAGGCGGCCCGGCTCCACGACGCCGTCGCCTGA
- the dapA gene encoding 4-hydroxy-tetrahydrodipicolinate synthase — protein sequence MAPTSTPQTPFGRVLTAMVTPFTADGALDLDGARRLATHLVDAGNDGLILNGTTGESPTTTDAEKADLVRAIVEAVGDRAHVVAGVGTNDTRHSIELARAAERAGAHGLLVVTPYYNKPPQEGLYRHFTAVADAAGLPVMLYDIPGRSGVPISTETIVRLAEHPRIVANKDAKGDLGRAGWAIARSGLAWYSGDDMLNLPLLSIGAVGFVSVVGHLVTPELRALVEAYTSGDVQKATEIHQKLLPVYTGMFRTQGVMTAKAALSLLGLPAGPLRAPMAECTPEEIEQLKIDLAAGGVQLQ from the coding sequence ATGGCTCCGACCTCCACTCCGCAGACCCCCTTCGGGCGGGTCCTCACCGCCATGGTCACGCCCTTCACGGCGGACGGCGCACTCGACCTCGACGGCGCACGGCGGCTCGCCACCCACCTGGTGGACGCAGGCAACGACGGCCTGATCCTCAACGGCACCACCGGCGAGTCCCCCACCACCACCGACGCGGAGAAAGCGGACCTCGTACGGGCCATCGTGGAGGCCGTCGGCGACCGCGCCCACGTCGTGGCCGGAGTCGGCACCAACGACACCCGCCACAGCATCGAACTGGCCCGCGCCGCGGAGCGCGCCGGAGCGCACGGCCTCCTGGTCGTCACCCCGTACTACAACAAGCCCCCGCAGGAGGGCCTCTACCGGCACTTCACGGCCGTCGCCGACGCCGCCGGACTGCCGGTCATGCTCTACGACATCCCCGGCCGCAGCGGCGTCCCGATCAGCACCGAGACGATCGTCCGCCTCGCCGAGCACCCGCGGATCGTCGCGAACAAGGACGCCAAGGGCGACCTCGGCCGGGCCGGCTGGGCCATCGCGCGCTCCGGCCTCGCCTGGTACTCCGGCGACGACATGCTGAACCTGCCGCTGCTCTCGATCGGAGCGGTCGGCTTCGTCTCGGTCGTCGGCCACCTCGTCACCCCCGAGCTGCGCGCCCTGGTCGAGGCGTACACCTCCGGCGACGTCCAGAAGGCCACCGAGATCCACCAGAAGCTGCTCCCCGTGTACACGGGCATGTTCCGCACCCAGGGCGTGATGACCGCCAAGGCGGCGCTCTCCCTCCTGGGACTGCCCGCCGGCCCGCTGCGCGCCCCCATGGCCGAGTGCACGCCGGAAGAGATCGAGCAGCTCAAGATCGATCTTGCTGCCGGCGGGGTACAACTCCAGTAA
- a CDS encoding tetratricopeptide repeat protein, whose amino-acid sequence MRAKISYALTAAVLVVYFVLVGSRGVLLIEAGTPLTVTFGVAVLILPVIGVWFLWKNTEFVRSANRLAALLDAEGGLPVDELKRLPSGRIDRDSADEVFARRRAETEDAPDDWRSWFRLAVAYHDARDTPRARKAMQRAIALHRTAQ is encoded by the coding sequence ATGCGCGCGAAGATCTCCTACGCCCTCACGGCCGCCGTCCTGGTCGTCTACTTCGTCCTGGTCGGCAGCCGCGGCGTGCTGCTCATCGAGGCCGGCACGCCCCTCACCGTCACCTTCGGTGTCGCGGTGCTGATCCTGCCGGTCATCGGTGTGTGGTTCCTCTGGAAGAACACCGAGTTCGTCCGCAGCGCCAACCGGCTGGCCGCCCTGCTCGACGCCGAGGGGGGCCTCCCCGTCGACGAGCTGAAGCGCCTGCCCAGCGGCCGGATCGACCGGGACTCCGCCGACGAGGTCTTCGCCCGCCGCAGGGCCGAGACGGAGGACGCCCCCGACGACTGGCGCAGCTGGTTCCGGCTCGCCGTCGCCTACCACGACGCCCGCGACACCCCGCGGGCCCGCAAGGCGATGCAGCGGGCGATCGCCCTGCACAGGACCGCTCAGTGA
- a CDS encoding polyribonucleotide nucleotidyltransferase has protein sequence MENETHYAEAVIDNGSFGTRTIRFETGRLARQAAGSAVAYLDDDTMVLSATSASKNPKDQLDFFPLTVDVEERMYAAGKIPGSFFRREGRPSEDAILTCRLIDRPLRPSFKKGLRNEIQVVATIMALNPDHLYDVVAINAASASTQLAGLPFSGPIGGVRVALINGQWVAFPTHTELEDAVFDMVVAGRVLEDGDVAIMMVEAEATEKTVKLVEGGAEAPTEEVVAAGLEAAKPFIKVLCRAQADLAAKAAKPTGEFPIFLDYQDDVLEALAGAVKPELASALTIAGKQEREAELDRVKALAAEKLLPEFEGREKEISAAYRSLTKSLVRERVIKEKKRIDGRGVTDIRTLAAEVEAIPRVHGSALFERGETQILGVTTLNMLRMEQQLDTLSPVTRKRYMHNYNFPPYSVGETGRVGSPKRREIGHGALAERAIVPVLPTREEFPYAIRQVSEALGSNGSTSMGSVCASTMSLLNAGVPLKAPVAGIAMGLISQEINGETHYVALTDILGAEDAFGDMDFKVAGTKEFVTALQLDTKLDGIPASVLAAALKQARDARLHILDVMMEAIDTPDEMSPNAPRIITVKIPVDKIGEVIGPKGKMINQIQEDTGAEITIEDDGTIYIGAADGPAAEAARTTINGIANPTMPEVGERYLGTVVKTTTFGAFVSLLPGKDGLLHISQIRKLAGGKRVENVEDVLGVGHKVQVEIAEIDSRGKLSLIPVIEGEEGDDAASAGGSAAGKDDTAK, from the coding sequence GTGGAGAACGAGACCCACTACGCCGAAGCCGTCATCGACAACGGCTCCTTCGGCACCCGCACCATCCGCTTCGAGACGGGCCGCCTGGCCCGCCAGGCCGCCGGCTCCGCCGTGGCCTACCTGGACGACGACACCATGGTGCTGTCGGCCACCAGCGCCTCGAAGAACCCCAAGGACCAGCTCGACTTCTTCCCCCTCACGGTGGACGTCGAGGAGCGGATGTACGCGGCCGGCAAGATCCCCGGCTCCTTCTTCCGCCGGGAAGGCCGGCCCTCCGAGGACGCGATCCTCACCTGCCGCCTCATCGACCGCCCGCTGCGCCCGTCCTTCAAGAAGGGCCTGCGCAACGAGATCCAGGTCGTCGCCACGATCATGGCGCTCAACCCCGACCACCTGTACGACGTCGTGGCGATCAACGCCGCCTCCGCGTCCACGCAGCTGGCCGGCCTGCCCTTCTCCGGCCCGATCGGCGGCGTCCGCGTCGCGCTGATCAACGGCCAGTGGGTGGCGTTCCCGACGCACACCGAGCTCGAGGACGCCGTCTTCGACATGGTCGTCGCGGGCCGCGTCCTGGAGGACGGCGACGTCGCGATCATGATGGTCGAGGCCGAGGCCACCGAGAAGACCGTCAAGCTGGTCGAGGGCGGCGCCGAGGCGCCGACCGAGGAGGTCGTCGCCGCCGGTCTCGAGGCCGCGAAGCCCTTCATCAAGGTGCTCTGCCGCGCCCAGGCCGACCTCGCCGCCAAGGCCGCCAAGCCCACCGGCGAGTTCCCGATCTTCCTGGACTACCAGGACGACGTCCTCGAGGCGCTGGCCGGCGCCGTCAAGCCGGAGCTCGCCTCCGCGCTGACCATCGCCGGCAAGCAGGAGCGCGAGGCCGAGCTGGACCGCGTCAAGGCCCTCGCCGCCGAGAAGCTCCTGCCGGAGTTCGAGGGCCGCGAGAAGGAGATCTCCGCCGCGTACCGCTCGCTGACCAAGTCCCTGGTCCGTGAGCGCGTCATCAAGGAGAAGAAGCGCATCGACGGCCGCGGTGTCACCGACATCCGCACCCTGGCCGCCGAGGTCGAGGCCATCCCGCGGGTGCACGGCTCCGCGCTGTTCGAGCGTGGCGAGACCCAGATCCTGGGCGTCACCACCCTCAACATGCTCCGCATGGAGCAGCAGCTGGACACCCTCTCCCCGGTGACCCGCAAGCGCTACATGCACAACTACAACTTCCCGCCCTACTCCGTCGGCGAGACCGGCCGCGTGGGCTCCCCCAAGCGCCGCGAGATCGGCCACGGCGCCCTCGCCGAGCGCGCCATCGTGCCGGTGCTGCCGACGCGCGAGGAGTTCCCCTACGCGATCCGTCAGGTGTCCGAGGCCCTCGGCTCCAACGGCTCGACGTCCATGGGCTCGGTCTGCGCCTCCACCATGTCGCTGCTGAACGCCGGTGTGCCGCTCAAGGCCCCGGTCGCCGGTATCGCCATGGGTCTGATCTCCCAGGAGATCAACGGCGAGACGCACTACGTCGCCCTCACCGACATCCTCGGTGCGGAGGACGCCTTCGGCGACATGGACTTCAAGGTCGCCGGCACCAAGGAGTTCGTCACCGCCCTCCAGCTCGACACCAAGCTGGACGGCATCCCGGCCTCCGTCCTGGCCGCCGCCCTCAAGCAGGCCCGTGACGCCCGCCTCCACATCCTCGACGTGATGATGGAAGCGATCGACACGCCGGACGAGATGTCCCCGAACGCGCCGCGGATCATCACCGTGAAGATCCCGGTCGACAAGATCGGTGAGGTCATCGGCCCCAAGGGCAAGATGATCAACCAGATCCAGGAGGACACCGGCGCCGAGATCACCATCGAGGACGACGGCACCATCTACATCGGTGCCGCCGACGGCCCGGCCGCCGAGGCCGCTCGCACCACGATCAACGGCATCGCCAACCCGACGATGCCCGAGGTCGGCGAGCGCTACCTGGGCACGGTCGTGAAGACGACCACCTTCGGCGCGTTCGTCTCCCTGCTGCCCGGCAAGGACGGTCTGCTGCACATCTCGCAGATCCGCAAGCTGGCCGGCGGCAAGCGCGTGGAGAACGTCGAGGACGTCCTCGGCGTGGGCCACAAGGTCCAGGTCGAGATCGCCGAGATCGACTCCCGCGGCAAGCTCTCCCTGATCCCCGTGATCGAGGGCGAAGAGGGCGACGACGCCGCATCCGCCGGCGGCTCCGCCGCGGGGAAGGACGACACCGCCAAGTGA